The following DNA comes from Mycolicibacterium lutetiense.
TACTGGCTCGCACCGAGTTCTTCCAGCCCGCCTATCTGGACAGCCAGATCAGGCTGAAATCAGAGCTGACGCCCGCGACCGAGTGGGGCCCGGCGTTGCAGGTGGCGCTGGTCACGCTTGGAATTGGGGCGTTGCTCGCCGCAATGCTGCACAATGGAGGGTTCGTGCAAAGAATGTTGAGGCGTCGCACAGGCGAAGGCCCGCGACGATGAAGGAGTCACATGACAGTCCCTGGTGAGGGAGCGCAGCGGCCGGGGGAAGCCAGCCCTCGCCGGGACGGTGAACGCCCGAGTCAGCGCACTCTGGTGATCATTCCCACCTACAACGAGCGGGAGAATCTGCCGCTGATCGTCGGGCGTGTGCACCAGGCCACCCCCGAGGTGCACATCCTGGTGGTCGACGACGGCAGCCCCGACGGCACCGGCCAGCTGGCCGACGAGCTGGCGCTGGCCGACCCGGATCGCGTCCACGTGATGCACCGGACCAGCAAAGCGGGCCTGGGTGCTGCGTACCTGGCCGGTTTCGCCTGGGGGCTGGGCCGCGGATATTCGGTCCTGGTCGAGATGGACGCCGACGGCAGCCACGCGCCGGAGGAATTGAGCCGGCTGCTGGACGCCGTCGACGCCGGGGCTGATCTGGCCATCGGTTCGCGATATGTCACCGGCGGTACGGTGCGCAACTGGCCGGTCCGCCGGTTGGTGCTGTCGAAGACCGCCAATACCTATTCCCGGTTGCTGCTGGGCGTCGGTATCCATGACATCACCGCCGGGTACCGCGCGTACCGGCGCGAGGTGCTGGAGAAGATCGACCTGTCGGCGGTGGACTCCAAGGGCTACTGCTTCCAGATCGACCTGACCTGGCGTGCGATCAACAACGGGTTCACGGTCGTCGAGGTACCCATCACGTTCACCGAACGTGAACTCGGGGTCTCCAAGATGAGCGGTTCCAACATCCGCGAGGCGATGTTCAAGGTCGCGGAGTGGGGTATCCGCGGGCGCCTGGACCGCGCCAGGGGTGTCGTGCGTAGTTAGCTGGGAACGCAAAAACCGCGATATGCCCGTGGCGGGCATATCGCGGTTTTTTTGTACGAATCAGCTGCCGCGACGCTTGGTCTTGATCAGGTCGAGGCGCTCTTTGAGCAGCTCTTCGAGTTCTTCGACGGAGCGACGTTCCAGCAGCATGTCCCAGTGGGTACGCGGCGGCTTGACCTTCTTGGGCTCCGGCGCTTCGCCGTCGATCAGGGTGCCCTCGAGGCCGTTCTTGCAGGGCCAGGTGCCGGGAATCTCAGCGTCGTCGGCGAACGGAACGTCGAACTCTTCGCCGTTGTCGGTGCGGTAGCGCGCGACCTGACGCGGCGCCAGGTCATGGTTGCGGTCGGTCTCGTAGCTCACGGCTCCGAGGCGACTGCCTCTCAGGACGCGATCAGCCATCGTCAACACTCCTTGTTCGGCGTATTTGTCCGGAAGTACCAACGCAGCACGGCGTTGCCAAGTTCCCGACTCGACTGTCAATGATACGCGGGTCACGGAGCACGGCCGTCTACAGTCGTGACCCATGGCGCCGCACCACAGAAAGAACCGCCCGCAACCGTGCCGGTGGTGTGGGCGTGAGGTCGCCGATGCCCAGATGGGCCGCCGTCGCCAGTACTGCAGGCAATCCTGTCGGCAGCGGGCCTACGAACAACGCGCCATGGTGAAGGGCACCTCGCTGGCGCCGGATTCGGTGGTGCTCACCGCCGACGAGGCCGCTCAACTGTCCGACCGGGTGTATCAGGTCAGGTGCGCGGCCGAGGATGTCGCGATCGCGGTCGACGAGGGCGCCGGGGTCGACGAATTGCGGCAGCTGTGTGACGCGCTGTTACAGGCAGCGAAGGCCGCCGACGGCTGGCGTTAGTCGGGTGGGCAGCTGAGTTGACGTCCCACGCCCACCGGCGGGGGGACCGGCTTGAGGCAGCCCAGTGGTTCGACGCCCGACGAGTTCAGCAGCACCGCGGACTGGTGCGCGTAGTTGACGCATACCAACGTGGTGTCATCGGCCCGGCATCGGTAGTCACCGAAGGCCAGTGACGTGCCGGTGGCCAGTTCGGCGCCGTCGCCGTAGTTGAACCGGCCCGGATCTCCGTGCAGCGATCCGATATCCACGGTCTCCCCGGCGAAATCGACCCAGCCAGGAATCCACTGACCCTCGACGTCCGACGGTTTCGACGGGAGGCCGTCGGCCTGGATCAGGCATGCCAGTTGGCCGTCGACGTTCTTGTCGGTGGCGCAGCGGGCCTTGCCTGACGGTGCGACGAACGCGACGTCGTCGCCGAGATCGGTGGACTGGCCCGCGCGGGTCGCGGTATGGAAGCCCGACGGATCGGCCGGCTTGCCTGCCTCGACCCACTTGATCACCCGGCTCATCGGGGCACCGGGGGCCGGTGCGGTGGTGGGCAGCGGCGAGGTCGTCGTCGGGGTGGATGTGGTGCTCTTGGTGTGTGGGGCACCGGCCGGCATCGACATTCGGGGCTGTGAGGTCGGCTGCGTCTCGTGCCCCCCGCCCGGTGAGCAGGCGGCCACGAGCGCCGCCAAAAGCGCAGCAGCCCCAACAGTCACAGCGATTCGCATAACCGCAAGGCTAGCGGTCGCGTGCCACGCCCACCGCGTGTCCGCCCCCAGTGGGGTTGTTCGATACGGTCGTCCCATGCACGAGCGGACTGTCCGGGCAAAGATCAGTACTGGCATCGTCGAGGGGTTCACGCGCGACGGCGTACACCGTTGGCGTTCCATCCCTTACGCGAAACCGCCGGTCGGACCACTGCGTCTGCGGGCACCCGAGCCGGCCGAGCCGTGGCCGGGCGTTCGCTACTGCCACGGGTTCGGTTACTGCGCACCCCAGCAACGTCGTTACACGCTCGTCGGTGTGGGCAAGCACCAGCCGATGAGCGAGGACTGCCTGACCCTCAACGTGGTGGCGCCGGAAGAACCGAACTCCGAAGGTCCACTGCCGGTGATGTTCTTCGTGCACGGCGGTGGCTACATCATGGGCAGCTCGGCCACGCCGGTCTATGACGGTGCCGCGCTGGCCCGCCGCGGGTGTGTGTTCGTCTCGGTCAACTACCGGCTCGGCATGCTCGGGTGCGTCGAGCTCTCGTCGCTGTCGACGCCGGAACATCCGATCGACGACAACCTGTTCCTGCGGGATCTGGTGTTGGCTTTGCGCTGGGTACGCGACAACGCCGCGGTGTTCGGTGGGGATCCCGACAATGTGACGATTTTCGGGGAGAGCGCCGGTGCGCACGCGGTCGCGACCCTGCTCGCGGTGCCCGAGGCCGAAGGGCTGTTCGCCCGGGTGATCTCCGAGAGCCCGGCCAGTGGGATGGTCAGTTCCGCGGATGCGGCCGCCGGGATCGCGGATCAGCTCGCCGAATTGGTCAGTCCCGGTGGGGGATCGGCAGCCGCTGCGCTGATGGCCGCCCGCCCCGCCGACCTCGGTCGGGCGCTGGAAGGGCTGATCATGCGCGGTCAGACGGACATGCCGGGCGCCTTTCCGGTCGGTCCGACGTTCGGTACCGAGTACCTGCCCACCGATCCGGTGACGGCGATGGCCGAAGGCAGCGCACACCGGCTTCCGTTGATCGTCGGCAACAACGCCGATGAGGGGCGCCTGTTCACCCGCTTCCTGCCGCTGCTGCCGACCAATGAGCCGATGATCGAAAAACTGTTCGCCCGTAGCGATCCCGAGGAACGCCGGCGGATCGTTGCGGCCTACCCGGACTATCCGAGCAGTGCGGCCTGTGTGCGCCTCGGTGGCGACTTCGCGTTCGCCTCGGCCACCTGGCAGATCGCCGAGGCGCACAGCCGGCACGCGCCCACCTACGTGTACCGCTACGACTACGCGCCGCGCACCTTGCACTGGGCGGGGCTGGGGGCGACCCACGCGATGGAGTTGCTGGCGGTGTTCGACTCGTACCACACGACGTACGGCGCACTGCTGACCGCCGTGGGCGACCGGACCTCGGCCCGGAAGGTCAGTCGTGAGGTGCAGCGGCGGTGGCGTGAGTTCAGCCGGACCGGTGACCCGGGGCCCGGCTGGCCCGCCTACGACACCGATGTGCGGGCGGTATTCGTATTCGACCGCAGGCCACGCGTCGAATACGACCCCCGGGCGGTGCGGCGGCGGGCCTGGGAAGGGTTCACCCTCGCCGAGCGCTGAGTTCGTCCGTTCCACTCTGGGCGATTTGCTGCAGGGAATCCCCCGGATGTGGTTGCGTATTTGGTGTGGACTACCCCCTGGATCCGCTGTCCGCCGACGAGTTTCGCGCGGTGGCAGCGATATTGCGGCGTGAGCACGGGGTCGGGGAGGGCTGGCGGGTTGCCTCGGTGGAACTCCTGGAGCCGTCTAAGGCCGAACTGGCCGCCTTCGACGGTGGCGGCGCGATGCCGGCCCGCCGGGCGGTCGTCATCTGTCTGGATCGAGCGGCCAACGCCACCTACAAGGGCGTGGTGTCACTGACCGATGACCGGGTCGAGACCTTCGACCACGTTCCCGGCGTCCAGGCCAACTTCACCGTCGACGAATTCGTCGAATGCGACGAGGTGCTGCGCCGGCATCCTGACGTGATCGCCGCGCTGGCCAGACGTGGCATCACCGACCTGGACAACGTGTTCATGGACACCTGGACCTACGGGGACGCCGTCGCGCCAGCCGAATACCGTGACCGTCGGATCGGCTGGTCGGACACCTGGTACAAGCAGGCCCCCGGTGCCAATCCGTACGCCCACCCGGTCAGCGGTCTGCACTGCGTGATCGACATCAACACCATGGAGGTGCTGTGCGTCGAAAACAACGACAGCGACGGCTCGTCTTCCGGGATGCCGGATGTGATGGGCGAATACGTACCGCACCACATCCCCGAACGGATCCGGTCGGCCTCCCGCCGGGAGCCGCTCAAGCCGCTGAACGTCACCCAGCCCGACGGTCCGTCGTTCACCTTGGACGGCAACCTCCTGCAGTGGCAGAACTGGTCGTTGCGGGTCGGGTTCAACCACCGCGAGGGGATGACCCTGCACACCGTGCGGTACCGCGATGGCGAGGTGAATCGTTCGGTGGCCCACCGGATGTCGTTCGCCGAGATGGTGGTGCCCTATCGGGATTCCTCGGTCGATCACTACCGGCGGACCGCGTTCGACATCGGCGAGTGGGGTCTGGGCTTCATGACCACCTCGCTGGAGCTGGGCTGCGACTGCCTCGGTGAGATCCGTTATCTGGACGCGGTGCTGCACAACAGCGCCGGTGAGCCATACACCATCACCAACGCGATCTGCATCCACGAGGAGGACAACGCCGTGCTGTGGAAGCACGTCGACCACGATGCGGGGGCCGAGGTGCGCCGGATGCGCAGGCTCACACTGTCATTCCACGTCACCGTCGCCAACTACGAGTATCTGGTGTACTGGCGGCTCTACCAGGACGGCAACATCGAGTGCGAGGTCCGCGCCACCGGGATCATGGTCACCACCCCGTTCCCGGCCGGGCCGACGCCGAAGAACGGCACGCTCGTCGACGAGCGCACGTATGCGCCGTTCCATCAGCACTTCCTGATCGCCCGGTTGGACCTGGACGTCGACGGCACCGACAACACGGTCTACATGACCGAGTCGTACGCCGAACCGATCAATCCGGACAATCCTTACGGGCTGTCGCTGGTGGTGCGCAATCAGGCGTTGCGCACCGAGCAGGAGGGTAAACAGGACGTCAACTTCGCCACCCAGCGGGCCTGGAAGGTGGTCAACACCAACGTCGTCAACGGCCTGGGGACACACCCGTCCTACAAGCTGGTGCCCACTGGGGCGATCCCGGCCATGTTCGACCCGTCCTCGCCGGTGGTGCAACGCGCCAACGTCATCACCCACACGCTGTGGGTGACCCCGAACCAGCCGGACGAACGCTGGCCGGCGGGGGAGTTCGTCAACCAGTCGGTGGCCGATACCGGGTTGGGCGAGTGGACGAAGGCCGACCGGTCGATCGACAACACCGACGTGGTGCTCTGGTACGTGTTCGGCATCCACCACATCACCCGTCCGGAGGACTGGCCGGTGATGCCGGTGGACGTGGTGTCGTTCTGGCTCAAGCCTTTCGGGTACTTCGACCGCAACCCGGCGCTGGACGTGGCGGCCACCCCGCCGGATTCCTGCGCGCACGGTCATGCCAAAGCGGCGCACCACTAGTGATTAGTTGAACTAGTGATTAGTTGACACCTGTCATATGTGATTCGGAACACTGCTAGGTTGCCTGTGTGCAACCGACTCAGACCACTGTCCTGGACCGCCCCGAAGACCTGACCTGCGACTGGCTGACTGCCGCCCTCGGCACCGGTCCGGTCAGCGGATTTAGTTTCGAGCGGATCGGTACCGGGCAGATGAGCGAGTGCTACCGGGTCGTCTTGGAGTACGCGGCCGGCACGACGGGGCCGGCGTCGGTGGTGCTGAAGGTGGCCGCCACCGACCCCAGCAGCCGCCAGACCGGTCTGGCTCTCGGGCTCTACGAGCGTGAGGTGCGGTTCTACACCGATATCGCGCCTGCCCTGGCCCCCGGGCCGGTGGCGCCGTGCTACCACGCCGCGATCGACGTGCAGACCGGCGCCTTCGACCTGTTGCTCGGCGATGCCGTGCCCGCCGTGGTGGGGGACGAGATCCGCGGCGCGACAGCCGAACAGGCCGCCGTGGCGCTCACCGAACTGGGCCGCATGCACGGGTCGAAACCCGGAGCCGAGGCGCTGAACCAGGCGGAATGGCTCAACCGTGAGGCGCCGGTCAACCAGGCCCTGATCGTCGGCCTGTACGCGGCGTTCGTCGACCGCTACGCGGCCCTGATCACGCCGGAGCAGCGCCATGTGTGTGACCGGCTCGTCGAGAGTTTCGACGCCTACCTGGCCGACGAGGGCGCGCCTGAGCGACTCCAGGGTCTGGTCCACGGTGACTACCGGCTCGACAACATGCTGTTCGGCGATGCAGGGGCCGAGCGGGCCCTGACCGTGGTCGACTGGCAGACCGTCACGAAGGGTCCGGCGTTCTCCGACGTCGCCTACTTCATCGGCTGCGCCCTACCTGTCGAGCAGCGCCGCACGCACTACGACGAGCTGTTGACGGCGTATCACCGGGCGCTCGGCACGGACTCGGTGCTGACGCTCGATCAGGTTCGCGACGGTGTGCGCAGGCAGAGCTTCTTCGGGGTGATGATGGCGATCATCTCCTCGATGCTGGTGGAACGTACCGAACGCGGTGACCAGATGTTCATGACGATGCTCGACCGGCACTGCAGTCACGTGCTCGATACCGGGGCGCTGGAAATCCTTGCGCCGCCGACAGTTCCGGAGCCTTTGGTGCCCGCGCCCGAGGATGACGGCAGGCATGAGCCCACCGACGAGTTGCTGTGGAACGAGAGCTGGTACTTCGATTTCGTCGACGCCGAGGGTGGTTTCGGCGGCTGGGTGCGGTTGGGCCTGATTCCCAACCAGGACACCGCCTGGATCAACGTGTTGTTCTGCGGCCCGGATATGCCGACCATCGCGCTGACCGACTTCCATGCCGAAATGCCCGTTGACCTTTCCGAAATACGGGGCGACGGCGTCGAACTCGGGCTGTGGCCGGGTGAACCGATGCAGTCCTACCGGGTCACCGCGTCGGGTAGCGGTCACGCCCATGACGATCCGGCGGCCCTGCTACGTGACGAATCCGGCAGGCCGGTGGCGGTGACCATGGATCTGACCTGGACCACGGTCGGTACGCCGTACCAGTACCGGATCACCCCACGGTATGAGATTCCGTGCACCGTGACGGGAACCGTCACGGTGGGTGAGCAGCAGTACCGCGTCGAGTCGGTGGCAGGCCAGCGCGATCACTCGTGGGGTGTGCGGGACTGGTGGTCGATGAACTGGGTCTGGAGCGCAATGCATCTCGACGACGGCACTCATCTGCACGAGGTGGATCTCGCGATCCCCGGCATGCCGCCGATCGGCATCGGCTACGCGCAACGGGCGGGTGAGCCGCTCGTCGAATTGCAGTCCATCACCACCCGGCACAGTCTGGGCGAGGACGATCTGCCGGTCGAGACCACGATGTCGCTGCAGCCCGGCGATATCGAGTTGACCGTCGACATCAAGGGCCACGCACCGGTGCTGCTGAAGGCGGCCGACGGCCGGGTCAGTCAGTTCCCCCGAGCCTGGGCCACGGTTCGCACCGCCGACGGGCGCACCGGTGTCGGCTGGCTGGAATGGAACCGCAACCTGGGGTAGCGCGGTGCTGCTCACGTGATGCGGAAACGCTTGAGCCGCGCAGTCGCGCCGGAGACCAACTCCAGGCGGCTGCGCGGCACACGCAGATGGGCGGCAAGCAATTTGGTGACCGCGTCGTTGGCCTTGCCGTCGACGGCGCGTTCCTGCACATAGATGGTGAGCGCACCGTCGTCGCCGACCTCGACCAGCGGGCCTTTGCGGCTGCCGGGCTTGACGCGGACGACGACGGTTTCGCTCACACCGTCATCTTCTACCGCGCGACGATCACCGAGGAGCCGTGGCCGAACAGGCCCTGGTTGGCGGTCACGCCGACCTTGGCGCCCTCGACCTGCCGGCCGATGGCCTGACCCTTGAGCTGCCAGGTGAGCTCGCACACCTGCGCGATGGCCTGCGCCGGGATGGCCTCACCGAAGCTGGCGAGCCCGCCGGAAGCGTTGACCGGGACGCGGCCACCGATGGTCGTGGCGCCGGAACGCAGCAACTGCTCACCCTCACCCTTGGCGCACAGGCCCAGGTGCTCGTACCAGTCCAGCTCGAGTGCGGTGGAGAGGTCGTAGACCTCGGCCAGGCTGACGTCCTCGGGGCCGATGCCGGCCTCGGCGTACGCCGCGTCGAGGATCTGATCCTTGAACACGCGCTCCGGTGCGGGCACCACGGCGGTGGAATCCGTTGCGATGTCCGGCAATTCGGGCAGGTGCTGCGGGTAGCGCGGCGTTACGGTGGAGATCGCACGCACCGACGGCACACCCTCCAGCGAGCCCAGGTGCTTCTCCGCAAACGACTTCGAAGCCACGATCAGCGCGGCCGCACCGTCGGAGGTGGCGCAGATGTCGAGCTGGCGCAGCGGGTCGGACACCACCGGGCTGGCCAGCACATCCTCGACCGAGGCTTCCTTGTGGTAGCGGGCATTCGGGTTCTGCAGGCCGTGGCGCGAGTTCTTCACCTTCACCTGGGCGAAGTCCTCGGCGGTGGCACCGTAGAGGTCCATCCGGCGGCGGGCCAGCAGTGCGAAGTACACCGGGTTCATCGCGCCGAGCAGGTGGAATCGCTGCCAGTCCGGATCGTTCTTGCGCTCGCCGCCGACGGGCGCGAAGGCGCCCTTGGGTGTGGTGTCGGCACCGATCACCAGCGCGACATCGCAGAACCCGGCCAGGATCTGGGCGCGGGCGCTCTGCAGTGCCTGCGAGCCCGACGCGCACGCCGCGTAGCTCGACGAGACCGGCACACCGTTCCAGCCCAGTTTCTGGGCGAAGGTCGACCCGGCGATGAAGCCCGGGTAGCCGTTGCGGATGGTGTCGGCGCCGGCGATGAACTGGATCTGCTGCGCGTTCAGGCCGGCTTCGGCCAGGGCCGCGCGCGCGGCGACAACGCCGTACTCGGTGAAGTCGCGTCCCCACTTGCCCCACGGGTGCATGCCCGCGCCGAGGATGTACAGCGGTTCGGGAGTGCTCATGCGATCCTCCAGGCGTGGGTGGTGCGCTCGACGCCCTCGTCGTCGGTGTAGAGCGTCATGGTGGTCAGCTCCATCTCCATACCGACCTTGAGATCGGCGGCGAGGGTGCCCGTGACGACCTTTCCGAGCACGATCAGGCCTTCGTCGGCCAGCTCGACCGCGGCGATCGCGAACGGCTCGAACGGGTCGGTCTTGGGATACGGCGACGGCGGGAGGTACCGGTTCTCCGTGTAACTCCACACCTTCCCGCGGCGGGACAGTGGCACCAGGTCAAGGGTGTCGCTGTCGCAGGCCGGGTTGGGGCAGTTGTTCTCGCGGGGCGGGAAGACGTACGTGGCGCACTGGGTGCACTTGCCGCCGATCAGGTGGGTGGCACCGGCGTCGTCGGTGGCGAACCACCCGTCGATCGCGGGTTGCGAAGATGCTGCTGGCACGAGGCCCAGCCTAAACGATCAAGACCGCGAAACTGAAACG
Coding sequences within:
- a CDS encoding polyprenol monophosphomannose synthase is translated as MTVPGEGAQRPGEASPRRDGERPSQRTLVIIPTYNERENLPLIVGRVHQATPEVHILVVDDGSPDGTGQLADELALADPDRVHVMHRTSKAGLGAAYLAGFAWGLGRGYSVLVEMDADGSHAPEELSRLLDAVDAGADLAIGSRYVTGGTVRNWPVRRLVLSKTANTYSRLLLGVGIHDITAGYRAYRREVLEKIDLSAVDSKGYCFQIDLTWRAINNGFTVVEVPITFTERELGVSKMSGSNIREAMFKVAEWGIRGRLDRARGVVRS
- a CDS encoding RNA polymerase-binding protein RbpA — its product is MADRVLRGSRLGAVSYETDRNHDLAPRQVARYRTDNGEEFDVPFADDAEIPGTWPCKNGLEGTLIDGEAPEPKKVKPPRTHWDMLLERRSVEELEELLKERLDLIKTKRRGS
- a CDS encoding carboxylesterase/lipase family protein, whose protein sequence is MHERTVRAKISTGIVEGFTRDGVHRWRSIPYAKPPVGPLRLRAPEPAEPWPGVRYCHGFGYCAPQQRRYTLVGVGKHQPMSEDCLTLNVVAPEEPNSEGPLPVMFFVHGGGYIMGSSATPVYDGAALARRGCVFVSVNYRLGMLGCVELSSLSTPEHPIDDNLFLRDLVLALRWVRDNAAVFGGDPDNVTIFGESAGAHAVATLLAVPEAEGLFARVISESPASGMVSSADAAAGIADQLAELVSPGGGSAAAALMAARPADLGRALEGLIMRGQTDMPGAFPVGPTFGTEYLPTDPVTAMAEGSAHRLPLIVGNNADEGRLFTRFLPLLPTNEPMIEKLFARSDPEERRRIVAAYPDYPSSAACVRLGGDFAFASATWQIAEAHSRHAPTYVYRYDYAPRTLHWAGLGATHAMELLAVFDSYHTTYGALLTAVGDRTSARKVSREVQRRWREFSRTGDPGPGWPAYDTDVRAVFVFDRRPRVEYDPRAVRRRAWEGFTLAER
- a CDS encoding primary-amine oxidase; this translates as MDYPLDPLSADEFRAVAAILRREHGVGEGWRVASVELLEPSKAELAAFDGGGAMPARRAVVICLDRAANATYKGVVSLTDDRVETFDHVPGVQANFTVDEFVECDEVLRRHPDVIAALARRGITDLDNVFMDTWTYGDAVAPAEYRDRRIGWSDTWYKQAPGANPYAHPVSGLHCVIDINTMEVLCVENNDSDGSSSGMPDVMGEYVPHHIPERIRSASRREPLKPLNVTQPDGPSFTLDGNLLQWQNWSLRVGFNHREGMTLHTVRYRDGEVNRSVAHRMSFAEMVVPYRDSSVDHYRRTAFDIGEWGLGFMTTSLELGCDCLGEIRYLDAVLHNSAGEPYTITNAICIHEEDNAVLWKHVDHDAGAEVRRMRRLTLSFHVTVANYEYLVYWRLYQDGNIECEVRATGIMVTTPFPAGPTPKNGTLVDERTYAPFHQHFLIARLDLDVDGTDNTVYMTESYAEPINPDNPYGLSLVVRNQALRTEQEGKQDVNFATQRAWKVVNTNVVNGLGTHPSYKLVPTGAIPAMFDPSSPVVQRANVITHTLWVTPNQPDERWPAGEFVNQSVADTGLGEWTKADRSIDNTDVVLWYVFGIHHITRPEDWPVMPVDVVSFWLKPFGYFDRNPALDVAATPPDSCAHGHAKAAHH
- a CDS encoding DUF7064 domain-containing protein, whose amino-acid sequence is MQPTQTTVLDRPEDLTCDWLTAALGTGPVSGFSFERIGTGQMSECYRVVLEYAAGTTGPASVVLKVAATDPSSRQTGLALGLYEREVRFYTDIAPALAPGPVAPCYHAAIDVQTGAFDLLLGDAVPAVVGDEIRGATAEQAAVALTELGRMHGSKPGAEALNQAEWLNREAPVNQALIVGLYAAFVDRYAALITPEQRHVCDRLVESFDAYLADEGAPERLQGLVHGDYRLDNMLFGDAGAERALTVVDWQTVTKGPAFSDVAYFIGCALPVEQRRTHYDELLTAYHRALGTDSVLTLDQVRDGVRRQSFFGVMMAIISSMLVERTERGDQMFMTMLDRHCSHVLDTGALEILAPPTVPEPLVPAPEDDGRHEPTDELLWNESWYFDFVDAEGGFGGWVRLGLIPNQDTAWINVLFCGPDMPTIALTDFHAEMPVDLSEIRGDGVELGLWPGEPMQSYRVTASGSGHAHDDPAALLRDESGRPVAVTMDLTWTTVGTPYQYRITPRYEIPCTVTGTVTVGEQQYRVESVAGQRDHSWGVRDWWSMNWVWSAMHLDDGTHLHEVDLAIPGMPPIGIGYAQRAGEPLVELQSITTRHSLGEDDLPVETTMSLQPGDIELTVDIKGHAPVLLKAADGRVSQFPRAWATVRTADGRTGVGWLEWNRNLG
- a CDS encoding DUF167 domain-containing protein; translation: MSETVVVRVKPGSRKGPLVEVGDDGALTIYVQERAVDGKANDAVTKLLAAHLRVPRSRLELVSGATARLKRFRIT
- a CDS encoding lipid-transfer protein — its product is MSTPEPLYILGAGMHPWGKWGRDFTEYGVVAARAALAEAGLNAQQIQFIAGADTIRNGYPGFIAGSTFAQKLGWNGVPVSSSYAACASGSQALQSARAQILAGFCDVALVIGADTTPKGAFAPVGGERKNDPDWQRFHLLGAMNPVYFALLARRRMDLYGATAEDFAQVKVKNSRHGLQNPNARYHKEASVEDVLASPVVSDPLRQLDICATSDGAAALIVASKSFAEKHLGSLEGVPSVRAISTVTPRYPQHLPELPDIATDSTAVVPAPERVFKDQILDAAYAEAGIGPEDVSLAEVYDLSTALELDWYEHLGLCAKGEGEQLLRSGATTIGGRVPVNASGGLASFGEAIPAQAIAQVCELTWQLKGQAIGRQVEGAKVGVTANQGLFGHGSSVIVAR
- a CDS encoding Zn-ribbon domain-containing OB-fold protein — its product is MPAASSQPAIDGWFATDDAGATHLIGGKCTQCATYVFPPRENNCPNPACDSDTLDLVPLSRRGKVWSYTENRYLPPSPYPKTDPFEPFAIAAVELADEGLIVLGKVVTGTLAADLKVGMEMELTTMTLYTDDEGVERTTHAWRIA